Below is a window of Microbacterium saperdae DNA.
CTCAACCTCACGGGTGACGAGGCGACCGGCGCGAACATCGTGCGCGTCGCGATCGAGGCTCCCCTCAAGCAGATCGCGCTGAACGCCGGTCTCGAGCCGGGTGTCGTCGCGAACAAGGTCTCCGAGCTTCCTTCGGGCCAGGGTCTGAACGCAGCCACGGGCGAGTACGTCGACATGTTCGCCGCCGGCATCATCGACCCCGCCAAGGTGACCCGGTCGGCGCTGCAGAACGCAGCTTCGATCGCGGCTCTCTTCCTCACGACCGAGGTCGTCGTCGCCGACAAGCCCGAGAAGGCTGCGGCTCCGATGGGTGACCCGTCTGGTGGCATGGACTTCTGATCCCTCGACGGGCTCACGCCCTTCGACCGGCTCAGGGACTGCCACACAGAGTTCGCTGAACAGAAACGCCCCGGCTTCGGCCGGGGCGTTTCTGCGTGGTGCGGGGAGACGGCCGCCTCAGCGGAACAGGCTCGCGGAGTACTGATCGGCATCCGCGTACTGCGTGGCGGCAGAGCCAAGGGCCGTGCCGATCGACTCGAGCGCCTGTTCGACATGCAGCTGTGCGCCTCGCCACTGTTCCGCACAGCTCTGGAAGGCGTTCGATGCGCTGCCGACCCACGAGGACTGCAGCTGCGTCAGCTGAGCCGTGAGCGCCGCGGACTCGCTCTGCAGACGCTCCATGGTGGCGCGGGCCGCTCCGTGCGCGGCGTGGACGGCTTCGGTGTCGACGGTGAAGACGGACATGGGAACTCCTTCGTTGGTGGAGTTCCGAGGCTAAGAGGGCGGCGGCGTACGCCGACGGCCAGGACGCGCCTGCTCCCGGGGCCTGTGCAGAACGGCACGAAGCCCTGGGCGGTGCAGGGAGCGCGGCTCAGAGGTCGAGACGCTCGAGAGGCTGCGTCTCTTCGAGCAGATGCGCGGGAGTCTCCCGTGAGGGGGCAAGGGGGAGTGTGACGGTGAACGTCGCGCCCCCACCGGGCGTCTCGGAGACGGCGACCGAACCGTGCAGCGCCTTGAGGATCGACGACACGATCGCCA
It encodes the following:
- a CDS encoding WXG100 family type VII secretion target codes for the protein MSVFTVDTEAVHAAHGAARATMERLQSESAALTAQLTQLQSSWVGSASNAFQSCAEQWRGAQLHVEQALESIGTALGSAATQYADADQYSASLFR